A part of Rhinolophus ferrumequinum isolate MPI-CBG mRhiFer1 chromosome 11, mRhiFer1_v1.p, whole genome shotgun sequence genomic DNA contains:
- the TIMM10B gene encoding mitochondrial import inner membrane translocase subunit Tim10 B, giving the protein MEQQQQQQQQLRNLRDFLLVYNRMTELCFQRCVPSLHHRALDAEEEACLHSCAGKLIHSNHRLMAAYVQLMPALVQRRIADYEAASAVPGVAPEQPGTSPSGS; this is encoded by the exons atggagcagcagcagcagcagcagcagcagctgagaAAC TTGCGGGACTTCCTGTTGGTCTACAATCGGATGACGGAACTCTGCTTCCAGCGCTGCGTACCCAGCCTGCACCACCGAGCCCTGGATGCCGAGGAG GAAGCCTGTCTGCATAGCTGTGCTGGGAAGCTGATCCATTCCAACCATCGCCTCATGGCTGCTTATGTGCAGCTCATGCCTGCCCTGGTACAGCGCCGCATCGCAGACTACGAGGCTGCCTCAGCTGTGCCAGGTGTTGCTCCTGAACAGCCTGGAACCTCGCCATCAGGCAGCTAG
- the ARFIP2 gene encoding arfaptin-2 isoform X3 — MTDGILGKAATMEIPIHGNGEAGQLPEDDGLEQDLQQVMVSGPNLNETSIVSGGYGGSGDGLIPTGSGRHPSHSATPAGSGDEVARGIAGEKFDIVKKWGINTYKCTKQLLSERFGRGSRTVDLELELQIELLRETKRKYESVLQLGRALTAHLYSLLQTQHALGDAFADLSQKSPELQEEFGYNAETQKLLCKNGETLLGAVNFFVSSINTLVTKTMEDTLMTVKQYEAARLEYDAYRTDLEELSLGPRDAGTRGRLESAQATFQAHRDKYEKLRGDVAIKLKFLEENKIDPLL; from the exons ATGACGGACGGGATCCTAGGGAAGGCAGCTACAATGGAGATCCCCATCCATGGGAACGGCGAAGCTGGGCAGCTTCCTGAGGATGATGGGCTGGAACAG GACCTCCAGCAGGTGATGGTGTCAGGACCCAACCTCAATGAAACTAGCATTGTGTCTGGTGGCTATGGGGGCTCTGGTGATGGACTCATCCCCACAG GGTCTGGCCGCCATCCATCTCACAGTGCCACTCCTGCTGGCTCCGGAGATGAGGTGGCTCGGGGCATCGCTGGAGAGAAGTTTGACATCGTCAAGAAATGGGGCATCAACACATACAAG TGCACAAAGCAGCTGTTATCAGAGCGATTTGGCCGAGGCTCCCGGACTGTGGACCTGGAGCTAGAGCTGCAGATTGAGTTGCTGCGTGAGACGAAGCGCAAGTATGAGAGTGTCCTGCAGCTGGGCCGGGCACTGACAGCCCACCTCTACAGCCTGCTGCAGACCCAGCATGCACTAGGTGACGCCTTTGCTGACCTCAGCCAGAAGTCCCCAGAGCTTCAG GAGGAATTTGGCTACAATGCAGAGACACAGAAGCTGCTGTGCAAGAATGGAGAAACACTGCTAGGGGCTGTGAACTTCTTTGTCTCTAGCATCAACACATTGGTCACCAAAACCATGGAAGACACACTCATGACTGTCAAACAGTATGAGGCTGCCAG GCTGGAATATGATGCCTACCGAACAGACTTAGAGGAGCTGAGCCTAGGCCCCCGGGATGCAGGGACGCGTGGTCGACTCGAGAGTGCCCAGGCCACTTTCCAGGCCCATCGGGACAAATACGAGAAGCTGCGAGGAGATGTGGCCATCAAGCTCAAGTTCCTGGAAGAAAACAAG ATTGACCCTCTCCTTTGA
- the ARFIP2 gene encoding arfaptin-2 isoform X1, whose amino-acid sequence MTDGILGKAATMEIPIHGNGEAGQLPEDDGLEQDLQQVMVSGPNLNETSIVSGGYGGSGDGLIPTGSGRHPSHSATPAGSGDEVARGIAGEKFDIVKKWGINTYKCTKQLLSERFGRGSRTVDLELELQIELLRETKRKYESVLQLGRALTAHLYSLLQTQHALGDAFADLSQKSPELQEEFGYNAETQKLLCKNGETLLGAVNFFVSSINTLVTKTMEDTLMTVKQYEAARLEYDAYRTDLEELSLGPRDAGTRGRLESAQATFQAHRDKYEKLRGDVAIKLKFLEENKIKVMHKQLLLFHNAVSAYFAGNQKQLEQTLQQFNIKLRPPGAEKPSWLEEQ is encoded by the exons ATGACGGACGGGATCCTAGGGAAGGCAGCTACAATGGAGATCCCCATCCATGGGAACGGCGAAGCTGGGCAGCTTCCTGAGGATGATGGGCTGGAACAG GACCTCCAGCAGGTGATGGTGTCAGGACCCAACCTCAATGAAACTAGCATTGTGTCTGGTGGCTATGGGGGCTCTGGTGATGGACTCATCCCCACAG GGTCTGGCCGCCATCCATCTCACAGTGCCACTCCTGCTGGCTCCGGAGATGAGGTGGCTCGGGGCATCGCTGGAGAGAAGTTTGACATCGTCAAGAAATGGGGCATCAACACATACAAG TGCACAAAGCAGCTGTTATCAGAGCGATTTGGCCGAGGCTCCCGGACTGTGGACCTGGAGCTAGAGCTGCAGATTGAGTTGCTGCGTGAGACGAAGCGCAAGTATGAGAGTGTCCTGCAGCTGGGCCGGGCACTGACAGCCCACCTCTACAGCCTGCTGCAGACCCAGCATGCACTAGGTGACGCCTTTGCTGACCTCAGCCAGAAGTCCCCAGAGCTTCAG GAGGAATTTGGCTACAATGCAGAGACACAGAAGCTGCTGTGCAAGAATGGAGAAACACTGCTAGGGGCTGTGAACTTCTTTGTCTCTAGCATCAACACATTGGTCACCAAAACCATGGAAGACACACTCATGACTGTCAAACAGTATGAGGCTGCCAG GCTGGAATATGATGCCTACCGAACAGACTTAGAGGAGCTGAGCCTAGGCCCCCGGGATGCAGGGACGCGTGGTCGACTCGAGAGTGCCCAGGCCACTTTCCAGGCCCATCGGGACAAATACGAGAAGCTGCGAGGAGATGTGGCCATCAAGCTCAAGTTCCTGGAAGAAAACAAG ATCAAGGTGATGCACAAGCAGCTGCTGCTCTTCCACAATGCTGTGTCCGCCTACTTTGCTGGGAACCAGAAACAATTGGAGCAGACCCTGCAGCAGTTCAACATCAAGCTGCGGCCTCCAGGAGCTGAGAAGCCCTCCTGGCTAGAGGAGCAGTGA
- the ARFIP2 gene encoding arfaptin-2 isoform X2 yields the protein MTDGILGKAATMEIPIHGNGEAGQLPEDDGLEQDLQQVMVSGPNLNETSIVSGGYGGSGDGLIPTGSGRHPSHSATPAGSGDEVARGIAGEKFDIVKKWGINTYKCTKQLLSERFGRGSRTVDLELELQIELLRETKRKYESVLQLGRALTAHLYSLLQTQHALGDAFADLSQKSPELQEEFGYNAETQKLLCKNGETLLGAVNFFVSSINTLVTKTMEDTLMTVKQYEAARLEYDAYRTDLEELSLGPRDAGTRGRLESAQATFQAHRDKYEKLRGDVAIKLKFLEENKVSLPLTPGPFLLKNLAAAPRIITEKSPPELGYQNPRPCQSC from the exons ATGACGGACGGGATCCTAGGGAAGGCAGCTACAATGGAGATCCCCATCCATGGGAACGGCGAAGCTGGGCAGCTTCCTGAGGATGATGGGCTGGAACAG GACCTCCAGCAGGTGATGGTGTCAGGACCCAACCTCAATGAAACTAGCATTGTGTCTGGTGGCTATGGGGGCTCTGGTGATGGACTCATCCCCACAG GGTCTGGCCGCCATCCATCTCACAGTGCCACTCCTGCTGGCTCCGGAGATGAGGTGGCTCGGGGCATCGCTGGAGAGAAGTTTGACATCGTCAAGAAATGGGGCATCAACACATACAAG TGCACAAAGCAGCTGTTATCAGAGCGATTTGGCCGAGGCTCCCGGACTGTGGACCTGGAGCTAGAGCTGCAGATTGAGTTGCTGCGTGAGACGAAGCGCAAGTATGAGAGTGTCCTGCAGCTGGGCCGGGCACTGACAGCCCACCTCTACAGCCTGCTGCAGACCCAGCATGCACTAGGTGACGCCTTTGCTGACCTCAGCCAGAAGTCCCCAGAGCTTCAG GAGGAATTTGGCTACAATGCAGAGACACAGAAGCTGCTGTGCAAGAATGGAGAAACACTGCTAGGGGCTGTGAACTTCTTTGTCTCTAGCATCAACACATTGGTCACCAAAACCATGGAAGACACACTCATGACTGTCAAACAGTATGAGGCTGCCAG GCTGGAATATGATGCCTACCGAACAGACTTAGAGGAGCTGAGCCTAGGCCCCCGGGATGCAGGGACGCGTGGTCGACTCGAGAGTGCCCAGGCCACTTTCCAGGCCCATCGGGACAAATACGAGAAGCTGCGAGGAGATGTGGCCATCAAGCTCAAGTTCCTGGAAGAAAACAAG GTCTCCCTCCCTCTGACTCCTGGCCCTTTTCTGTTGAAGAATTTGGCTGCTGCTCCCAGGATCATAACAGAAAAATCACCCCCTGAGCTGGGGTACCAGAACCCGAGGCCTTGCCAATCATGTTAG
- the ARFIP2 gene encoding arfaptin-2 isoform X4, giving the protein MTDGILGKAATMEIPIHGNGEAGQLPEDDGLEQDLQQVMVSGPNLNETSIVSGGYGGSGDGLIPTGSGRHPSHSATPAGSGDEVARGIAGEKFDIVKKWGINTYKEEFGYNAETQKLLCKNGETLLGAVNFFVSSINTLVTKTMEDTLMTVKQYEAARLEYDAYRTDLEELSLGPRDAGTRGRLESAQATFQAHRDKYEKLRGDVAIKLKFLEENKIKVMHKQLLLFHNAVSAYFAGNQKQLEQTLQQFNIKLRPPGAEKPSWLEEQ; this is encoded by the exons ATGACGGACGGGATCCTAGGGAAGGCAGCTACAATGGAGATCCCCATCCATGGGAACGGCGAAGCTGGGCAGCTTCCTGAGGATGATGGGCTGGAACAG GACCTCCAGCAGGTGATGGTGTCAGGACCCAACCTCAATGAAACTAGCATTGTGTCTGGTGGCTATGGGGGCTCTGGTGATGGACTCATCCCCACAG GGTCTGGCCGCCATCCATCTCACAGTGCCACTCCTGCTGGCTCCGGAGATGAGGTGGCTCGGGGCATCGCTGGAGAGAAGTTTGACATCGTCAAGAAATGGGGCATCAACACATACAAG GAGGAATTTGGCTACAATGCAGAGACACAGAAGCTGCTGTGCAAGAATGGAGAAACACTGCTAGGGGCTGTGAACTTCTTTGTCTCTAGCATCAACACATTGGTCACCAAAACCATGGAAGACACACTCATGACTGTCAAACAGTATGAGGCTGCCAG GCTGGAATATGATGCCTACCGAACAGACTTAGAGGAGCTGAGCCTAGGCCCCCGGGATGCAGGGACGCGTGGTCGACTCGAGAGTGCCCAGGCCACTTTCCAGGCCCATCGGGACAAATACGAGAAGCTGCGAGGAGATGTGGCCATCAAGCTCAAGTTCCTGGAAGAAAACAAG ATCAAGGTGATGCACAAGCAGCTGCTGCTCTTCCACAATGCTGTGTCCGCCTACTTTGCTGGGAACCAGAAACAATTGGAGCAGACCCTGCAGCAGTTCAACATCAAGCTGCGGCCTCCAGGAGCTGAGAAGCCCTCCTGGCTAGAGGAGCAGTGA
- the ARFIP2 gene encoding arfaptin-2 isoform X5: protein MKLALCLVAMGALVMDSSPQVCWLYLREARVRELGPLGSGRHPSHSATPAGSGDEVARGIAGEKFDIVKKWGINTYKCTKQLLSERFGRGSRTVDLELELQIELLRETKRKYESVLQLGRALTAHLYSLLQTQHALGDAFADLSQKSPELQEEFGYNAETQKLLCKNGETLLGAVNFFVSSINTLVTKTMEDTLMTVKQYEAARLEYDAYRTDLEELSLGPRDAGTRGRLESAQATFQAHRDKYEKLRGDVAIKLKFLEENKIKVMHKQLLLFHNAVSAYFAGNQKQLEQTLQQFNIKLRPPGAEKPSWLEEQ from the exons ATGAAACTAGCATTGTGTCTGGTGGCTATGGGGGCTCTGGTGATGGACTCATCCCCACAGGTATG CTGGTTGTATCTGAGAGAGGCTAGAGTCAGAGAACTTGGTCCTTTAGGGTCTGGCCGCCATCCATCTCACAGTGCCACTCCTGCTGGCTCCGGAGATGAGGTGGCTCGGGGCATCGCTGGAGAGAAGTTTGACATCGTCAAGAAATGGGGCATCAACACATACAAG TGCACAAAGCAGCTGTTATCAGAGCGATTTGGCCGAGGCTCCCGGACTGTGGACCTGGAGCTAGAGCTGCAGATTGAGTTGCTGCGTGAGACGAAGCGCAAGTATGAGAGTGTCCTGCAGCTGGGCCGGGCACTGACAGCCCACCTCTACAGCCTGCTGCAGACCCAGCATGCACTAGGTGACGCCTTTGCTGACCTCAGCCAGAAGTCCCCAGAGCTTCAG GAGGAATTTGGCTACAATGCAGAGACACAGAAGCTGCTGTGCAAGAATGGAGAAACACTGCTAGGGGCTGTGAACTTCTTTGTCTCTAGCATCAACACATTGGTCACCAAAACCATGGAAGACACACTCATGACTGTCAAACAGTATGAGGCTGCCAG GCTGGAATATGATGCCTACCGAACAGACTTAGAGGAGCTGAGCCTAGGCCCCCGGGATGCAGGGACGCGTGGTCGACTCGAGAGTGCCCAGGCCACTTTCCAGGCCCATCGGGACAAATACGAGAAGCTGCGAGGAGATGTGGCCATCAAGCTCAAGTTCCTGGAAGAAAACAAG ATCAAGGTGATGCACAAGCAGCTGCTGCTCTTCCACAATGCTGTGTCCGCCTACTTTGCTGGGAACCAGAAACAATTGGAGCAGACCCTGCAGCAGTTCAACATCAAGCTGCGGCCTCCAGGAGCTGAGAAGCCCTCCTGGCTAGAGGAGCAGTGA